In Allorhizobium pseudoryzae, the genomic window TCGCCGATCTTCATGGCCCGCATGTTGTTGCGCGCCAGGTAGTTGCGCACGCCGGTCCATTCCTCGCCCGCCTCGCCCTTGGCCTTCTGCATCTCCCAGGACCACTTGAAGGGTTCCGACTTGTAGAGCCAGTAGGATGCCATGGTCGCCTCACGCGTCCGGCTTATTGAAGACCCAGTTGAAGGGTTTGACCTCGACGGAGGCAAACAGGCCGGCCTTGGTGTAGGGATCGGCATCGGCAATCGCCTGTGCGGCTTCGATGGTTTCAGCTTCAACGACGACGAGGCTGCCGTTTGGCTTGCCGTCACCATCGAGGAACGGGCCGGCCATCTTGAGGATGCCCTTTTCGTTCAACGCGTTCAGGTGATCCACATGCGCCGGGCGCGTGTCCATGCGGACATTCAAGTGGCCGGGCTTGTCGGCGCAGACGAAAGCAAAAAGTGCCATGGTCGGGTCTCTCCTGTTTTATTCCGTGGTGATGGGGCGGGTCATCAGCTGCTCCATCGCGGTGGCAACGGCAAGCTGTCCTTCGATGATCGCGGCGACGGCCTCCGTCACCGGCAGTTCCACCTGGTGACGCTCCGAAAGGCTGGCGGCGATTGAGGCGGTAAACGCGCCTTCGATCAACTCACCGCCGGACAGTGTTGCAGTCTCGCCCTGGCCAAGCCCGATGCCGAAGCGCAGATTGCGCGACTGATGGCTGGTGGCGGTCAAAACGAGGTCGCCGAGGCCGGAAAGCCCGCGCACCGTATCGGCCCGTCCGCCCATGGCGGCCACGAGCCGAGACATTTCAGCGAGCCCCCGCGAGATCAGCGCGGCGCGGGCGGAATCGCCAAGCCCTGCGCCTTCGACGATGCCGCAGGCAATCGCCAGCACGTTTTTGAGCGCCCCGCCCAGCTGAACGCCGGTCCGGTCGGTCGAGGGATAAAGCCGGAAGGTACGGCCGGAGACGGCATGCGCCAGACGCTCCGCCACAAGCGGATCGGCGGCGGCGATCACCATCGCCGTCGGCAGACCGCGGGCAATATCGGCGGCAAAACCAGGCCCGGAGAGCACGGCGACCGGATGGTGCGGCAGTTCCTGTTCCAGCACATCCGTGAGCAGCCGCCCCGAGGACCGTTCAATGCCCTTGGCGCAGCTGACGACAATCGCCTCTGCGTTGAGGTAGGGTCCGTAATGGCGGGCGGCATCGGCATGCGCCTGCGAGGGCATGGCAAACAGCACGATGCTGGCGTCTTCCAGCGCGTCCGGCTCGGTCGAAAAATCGAGCGCGTCCGGCAGAGGAACGCCGGGCAGCGCCGCATCATGCATGCGGTCATTGCGCAGATCCGCCATCAGCGAGGGATCCCGCCCAAGAAGCGTCACATCCGCCTTGCCTTCCAGCGCAATCACGGTGGCGAGCGCCGTGCCGAAGGCGCCGGCACCGATGACGACGATCTTTTCCCGCTCGCTCATAGGAATTGCCTCATGCCTTGGCTCCGCGTTTGCCCGATCCGATCAGGGCGGCTGCCGCCGCATCGAGCGGCCAGCGCGACCGGGGTGCCACCGAAATCGGATCATCGGCAAGGCCCGCCGCCATCCGCTCCAGGCCGGCCCAGGCAATCATCGCCGCATTATCGGTGCAAAGGCTGATGGGCGGCGCGATGAAGCGAAAACCGTGCTGCTGGCAGAGCGCCTGCAGCGTCTCCCGGATCACCTGGTTGGCCGCCACGCCGCCGGCAACGACCAGCGCCGGTTCTTGTTCGTTCAGATAGCGTTCGCGGAACCGGGCGAGCCCCCGGCCGATGCGGTCCTTCAGCGTGCGCGAAATGGCGCGCTGGAAGGAGGCGCAGATATCGGCGATATCCTGTTGCGTCAGCGGCTGGATGGCGGTTGCCGCCTGGCGCACCGCTGTCTTGAGGCCGGAGAAGGAAAAATCGAGCCGCGCTTCGCCGACGAGCGGCCGCGGCAGGTCGAAACGCTCAGGGTTGCCGGTGAGCGCCGCCTTTTCGACGGCAGGACCGCCGGGATAGGGCAGACCAAGCAGCTTTGCCGTCTTGTCGAAAGCCTCGCCCAGCGCGTCGTCGATCGTCGTGCCCCAGCGTTCGTAATCGCCGACGCCCTTCACGAGCACCAGCTGCGTATGGCCGCCGGAGACGAGCAGCATCAGATAGGGAAAGGAAAGCCCGTCCGTCAGCCGCGCCGTCAGCGCATGGCCTTCCAGATGGTTGATCGCATAGAGCGGCTTTTTCGCCGCCATGGCGATTGCCTTGCCTGTCATCAGCCCGACGAGCAGGCCGCCGATCAGGCCGGGACCGGCGGTGGCCGCCACTGCATCGATGTCATCCAAGGTGACGCCGGCGCGTGCCAGCGCCTCCTCGACAAGTCCATCCAGCGCATCGACATGGGCGCGCGCGGCAATTTCCGGCACCACGCCGCCGAAGGCGCTGTGTTCGTCAAGCTGCGACAAAACGACGTCGGAGACGATCTCGCCGCGCCCGTCCGGATGGCGAACGACAATTGCCGCAGCGGTTTCGTCGCAGCTGGTTTCGATGCCGAGGATGCGTGAGAGAGAGGTCATGAAGCGTTCGGGTGAATTGCGGTGTCCGCCAAAGCCGGTTACGAAGCAGACGCGTAACAATGGATGACGGCAGATGCAAACAAAACCTTTCCGGATCGGCACGCGCGGCAGCCCGCTGGCTTTGGCGCAGGCCTCTGAAACCCGCGCCCGGCTGATGGCAGCGCACGGCCTTCCGGAAGAGATGTTCGAGATCGTCGTGCTCTCCACCAAGGGCGATCGCATTACCGATCGCCCGCTGGCGGAGGTGGGCGGCAAGGGCCTGTTCACGCAGGAGCTGGAGGACCAGCTCTTGTCCGGCGAGCTGGATTTTGCCGTGCATTCCTCCAAGGACATGCCGACGCTTCTGCCGGAGGGGCTGGAACTTTCCGCCTTCCTGCCGCGCGAAGACTGCCGCGATGCCTTTATCGGCCGCACGGCGCCGACGCTGGCCGCCCTGCCGGATGGCGCGACGATCGGCTCGTCGTCGCTGCGCCGCCAGGCACTGATCCGCCGCCGCCGGCCCGATATTTCCGTCATCACCTTCCGCGGCCTGGTGGAAACCCGCCTGCGCAAGCTGGAGGAAGGCCAGGTGGATGCCACGCTTCTGGCGCTCGCCGGGCTCAACCGGCTGGCGATGAGCGATGTGGTGACTGAGGTCATGGACCCCGCCGATTTTCCGCCAGCGCCGGCGCAAGGGGCGATCTGCATCGAAAGCCGGATCGGCGACCGCCGCGTGCTCGACCTGCTGGAGGCGATCAACGACCACCCCACCTGGGATG contains:
- a CDS encoding YciI-like protein, encoding MALFAFVCADKPGHLNVRMDTRPAHVDHLNALNEKGILKMAGPFLDGDGKPNGSLVVVEAETIEAAQAIADADPYTKAGLFASVEVKPFNWVFNKPDA
- a CDS encoding NAD(P)H-dependent glycerol-3-phosphate dehydrogenase, which codes for MSEREKIVVIGAGAFGTALATVIALEGKADVTLLGRDPSLMADLRNDRMHDAALPGVPLPDALDFSTEPDALEDASIVLFAMPSQAHADAARHYGPYLNAEAIVVSCAKGIERSSGRLLTDVLEQELPHHPVAVLSGPGFAADIARGLPTAMVIAAADPLVAERLAHAVSGRTFRLYPSTDRTGVQLGGALKNVLAIACGIVEGAGLGDSARAALISRGLAEMSRLVAAMGGRADTVRGLSGLGDLVLTATSHQSRNLRFGIGLGQGETATLSGGELIEGAFTASIAASLSERHQVELPVTEAVAAIIEGQLAVATAMEQLMTRPITTE
- the tsaD gene encoding tRNA (adenosine(37)-N6)-threonylcarbamoyltransferase complex transferase subunit TsaD, whose amino-acid sequence is MTSLSRILGIETSCDETAAAIVVRHPDGRGEIVSDVVLSQLDEHSAFGGVVPEIAARAHVDALDGLVEEALARAGVTLDDIDAVAATAGPGLIGGLLVGLMTGKAIAMAAKKPLYAINHLEGHALTARLTDGLSFPYLMLLVSGGHTQLVLVKGVGDYERWGTTIDDALGEAFDKTAKLLGLPYPGGPAVEKAALTGNPERFDLPRPLVGEARLDFSFSGLKTAVRQAATAIQPLTQQDIADICASFQRAISRTLKDRIGRGLARFRERYLNEQEPALVVAGGVAANQVIRETLQALCQQHGFRFIAPPISLCTDNAAMIAWAGLERMAAGLADDPISVAPRSRWPLDAAAAALIGSGKRGAKA
- the hemC gene encoding hydroxymethylbilane synthase; amino-acid sequence: MQTKPFRIGTRGSPLALAQASETRARLMAAHGLPEEMFEIVVLSTKGDRITDRPLAEVGGKGLFTQELEDQLLSGELDFAVHSSKDMPTLLPEGLELSAFLPREDCRDAFIGRTAPTLAALPDGATIGSSSLRRQALIRRRRPDISVITFRGLVETRLRKLEEGQVDATLLALAGLNRLAMSDVVTEVMDPADFPPAPAQGAICIESRIGDRRVLDLLEAINDHPTWDAVSCERAFLAALDGSCRTPIAGYARCEGDHLHFTGLILTPDGQQEHAVEVQGLRRDALDLGRKAGETVRAAAGPDFFADWT